A genomic region of Candidatus Zixiibacteriota bacterium contains the following coding sequences:
- a CDS encoding flavin reductase family protein, which translates to MADSTTPEIYSHWTALNKFNYGVYIVSSVAGDRINGQLANTVFQVTAEPIRIAISINKSNLTHQYIMESGLFSISVVAESATMIFIGLFGFRSGRDIDKFTKAAYKKGPHGCPIVTEHVVSAVEARVVENVDIGTHTLFIGEIIHSEILSEERPMSYAYYQEHLRGKTPKASPTFQPPVENK; encoded by the coding sequence ATGGCGGATAGTACAACCCCGGAAATATATTCCCATTGGACAGCGCTGAATAAATTCAATTATGGCGTCTATATTGTCTCATCTGTCGCAGGCGACAGGATCAACGGCCAACTGGCCAATACCGTCTTTCAGGTCACGGCGGAACCGATTCGCATCGCCATATCCATAAACAAGAGCAACCTGACTCATCAGTACATCATGGAAAGCGGCCTTTTCTCGATATCGGTGGTCGCGGAGAGCGCCACGATGATCTTCATCGGCCTTTTCGGTTTTCGTTCCGGGCGCGATATCGATAAATTCACCAAAGCGGCATACAAGAAAGGCCCACACGGTTGCCCGATAGTAACCGAGCATGTTGTCTCGGCCGTCGAGGCCAGAGTCGTTGAAAATGTCGATATCGGTACCCATACTCTTTTCATCGGTGAAATTATTCATTCGGAAATTCTGAGTGAAGAAAGGCCGATGAGCTATGCCTATTATCAGGAGCATCTTAGAGGCAAAACGCCCAAAGCCTCGCCGACATTTCAGCCTCCCGTTGAGAACAAATAA
- a CDS encoding cytochrome-c peroxidase — protein MGKWGAFLILATLLMPALVLAQGSNPVPITTVNVQMLGPERVGNLPPVIAPVDNPQTADKILLGKKLYFDTRLSQDNTISCATCHSPAMGWSDAGPTSVGINGQKGGRRAPPVSNSAYNPLQFWDGRAPSLEEQAKGPVQNPIEMGNTHEVMVRTLDDIPGYVEEFKAVFGTTPITVDQVAQAIAAYERTVVTTDSPFDRFVRGDRNAMTSQEKKGLEIFNGKGHCTLCHWGSNFSDGRFHNLGVAPMAGAKPDDGRFEITKNPKDKGAFKTPTVRDAALRAPYMHNGSEKDLRTLIQLYDRGGGDDAVNLDALMLPLGLSDEETEALVAFTKRAMVSTNLSVANEKPIPASELPK, from the coding sequence ATGGGTAAATGGGGAGCTTTTCTAATTCTTGCCACTTTGCTGATGCCGGCGCTCGTCCTGGCTCAGGGGAGCAATCCGGTTCCGATTACGACGGTGAATGTGCAGATGCTTGGGCCGGAGAGAGTCGGAAATCTTCCGCCGGTTATCGCCCCGGTGGATAACCCGCAGACCGCAGACAAGATTCTGTTGGGGAAAAAACTTTACTTTGATACGCGGCTGTCGCAAGACAACACCATAAGCTGCGCTACCTGCCATAGCCCGGCGATGGGTTGGTCTGATGCCGGTCCCACCAGTGTCGGGATTAATGGACAAAAAGGGGGAAGGCGCGCGCCGCCGGTATCAAACTCTGCGTACAATCCTTTGCAGTTCTGGGACGGCCGCGCCCCCAGCCTCGAGGAGCAGGCCAAAGGGCCGGTGCAGAATCCGATCGAAATGGGAAACACGCATGAAGTAATGGTGCGGACGCTTGATGATATCCCCGGTTATGTCGAGGAGTTCAAGGCGGTTTTCGGCACGACGCCGATTACTGTCGATCAGGTGGCGCAGGCAATCGCCGCCTATGAAAGGACGGTGGTCACGACCGATTCGCCGTTCGATAGATTCGTACGCGGCGACCGGAATGCCATGACCTCTCAGGAAAAGAAAGGTCTGGAGATTTTCAACGGCAAGGGACATTGTACGCTCTGTCATTGGGGGTCTAATTTCAGCGACGGCCGTTTCCATAATCTGGGTGTCGCGCCGATGGCCGGTGCCAAGCCGGATGACGGGCGATTCGAAATCACCAAAAATCCGAAAGACAAGGGGGCATTCAAGACACCGACAGTACGGGATGCAGCGTTGCGTGCTCCATATATGCACAACGGCTCCGAGAAAGACCTGCGGACTCTTATCCAGCTCTACGATCGCGGCGGCGGTGATGATGCAGTTAATCTCGATGCTTTGATGCTTCCGCTGGGACTTTCTGATGAAGAGACCGAAGCGCTGGTAGCTTTTACGAAGAGGGCCATGGTAAGCACCAATCTGTCAGTCGCCAATGAAAAACCGATTCCGGCCTCGGAATTGCCAAAGTGA
- a CDS encoding tetratricopeptide repeat protein, producing MKRRISSCTEYLKPAFLMFSATILLFVALPVSEVFGQTDSAAFYLEQGNGYLAKKDFTQAIAAFNRAILINPGQIDAYLQRGVAYGRQGNYVAAIKDFTSAIGLDPKSGDGYFSRGLAYERKGETDKAIQDYGKTVEVNPQYSAAFFNRGLLRYNKGLYDLAVADYQSAIKIRPEYDKAIINLGHAYLAKGDTAQAFQSYNRALEINSKSPEAYYSRGLVNYFRDKYDDAVIDFSKAIEFNPQYALAYYNLAATYEWLEKYDEAIAAFRNYIKYAPDSDSTRVQNIREKIQDVERKKRERSGKQ from the coding sequence ATGAAAAGGCGAATATCATCTTGCACGGAATATCTTAAGCCGGCATTTCTAATGTTTTCGGCGACAATATTGCTTTTTGTTGCTTTGCCTGTCTCTGAGGTTTTTGGCCAGACTGATTCGGCAGCGTTTTATTTGGAGCAGGGGAATGGCTATCTTGCCAAGAAGGATTTCACCCAGGCTATCGCTGCATTTAACAGGGCCATCTTAATCAATCCGGGTCAGATTGATGCTTATCTGCAGAGAGGCGTTGCCTACGGCAGGCAGGGGAATTACGTTGCCGCCATCAAGGATTTCACCAGCGCTATCGGCCTCGATCCGAAATCCGGCGACGGCTATTTCAGCCGTGGATTGGCCTATGAACGTAAAGGCGAGACAGATAAGGCCATCCAGGATTATGGAAAAACCGTTGAGGTCAACCCTCAGTATTCCGCGGCTTTTTTCAATCGCGGTCTATTGCGGTACAACAAGGGTCTGTACGATTTGGCCGTGGCCGACTATCAGAGTGCGATCAAAATCCGCCCGGAATATGACAAGGCGATCATCAATCTCGGGCATGCCTATCTGGCCAAAGGGGACACTGCTCAGGCATTCCAGAGCTACAATCGCGCCCTGGAGATAAACTCCAAGAGCCCCGAAGCGTATTATTCCCGCGGATTAGTCAATTATTTCCGGGATAAGTATGACGATGCCGTCATAGACTTCAGCAAGGCCATTGAATTCAATCCTCAATATGCACTGGCCTACTATAATCTGGCGGCCACCTACGAATGGCTGGAGAAATATGATGAGGCTATTGCGGCCTTCCGGAATTACATAAAATACGCTCCCGACTCCGATTCGACCCGGGTTCAAAACATCAGAGAAAAGATTCAGGATGTCGAAAGAAAGAAACGGGAGCGCAGCGGAAAACAGTAA
- a CDS encoding sugar phosphate isomerase/epimerase has translation MNKSRFRFGISTTVDYSVPIETQLDIISSCHFDFISIGANLNHSRFLDRAHFPAVIERAKAMGLPIESVHAPYAGKYDLASAPTEARERALEGICEFLNMSSVYGIPLVILHPHHYFADSKEACLDRIVRSLEKLDMLRPDGVEIALENLPGKESSWIFSSLMKIFDPAKFGFCYDSSHENISGEPFHLIGKFHDRLTTTHLSDNHGQNDDHLIPGEGIIDWGALKQYILKAVWLKDILFEVGTGEKLGEPLEQFVRRAADRAREIFAGENDS, from the coding sequence ATGAATAAATCTCGTTTCCGATTTGGCATTTCCACCACGGTGGATTATTCAGTACCCATTGAGACCCAGCTGGATATCATTTCCTCATGCCATTTTGATTTTATTTCCATCGGAGCCAATTTGAACCATAGTCGGTTTCTCGACCGGGCTCATTTCCCGGCCGTAATTGAGCGGGCCAAGGCGATGGGTCTTCCGATTGAATCGGTTCATGCACCCTACGCCGGCAAATATGATCTAGCATCGGCACCGACAGAGGCGAGAGAAAGGGCGCTGGAGGGAATATGCGAGTTTCTGAATATGAGTTCTGTTTATGGTATTCCTTTGGTCATTTTGCACCCCCATCATTATTTTGCCGACAGCAAGGAAGCCTGCCTGGACCGGATTGTGCGCAGTCTGGAGAAACTTGATATGCTGCGGCCGGACGGAGTTGAAATAGCCCTGGAAAACCTTCCGGGTAAAGAAAGCTCCTGGATATTTTCCAGTCTCATGAAAATATTCGATCCCGCGAAATTCGGTTTCTGTTACGACAGCTCGCACGAAAATATCAGCGGCGAACCATTTCATCTTATTGGAAAATTCCATGACCGGCTGACCACCACCCATCTTTCGGATAATCATGGGCAAAATGATGATCATCTGATACCGGGGGAGGGGATCATAGATTGGGGAGCACTGAAGCAGTATATTTTAAAGGCGGTCTGGCTGAAGGATATTCTATTTGAGGTGGGGACAGGGGAGAAGCTTGGCGAGCCGCTGGAACAATTCGTGAGAAGGGCGGCTGACCGCGCCCGCGAGATTTTTGCCGGTGAAAATGATTCTTAG
- the cysK gene encoding cysteine synthase A, whose protein sequence is MPRIAEDITALIGGTPLVKLNRLGKGLPGTVVVKMESFNPCSSVKDRIAIAMIEDAEKKGLLTKETIIIEPTSGNTGVALAFIAASRGYRLILTMPETMSLERRSLLKAMGAELILTAGADGMPGAVQKAEELVAQTPHSFMPQQFKNPANPAAHRNTTGPEIWRDTDGQVDILVSGVGTGGTVTGAGEYLKKMKPSIKVIAVEPEASPMLTKGIKGPHPIQGIGAGFKPDVLNLDIVDEILTVSNEEATSTTRRLVRVEGILAGISAGANVAVALRVAARPENNGKMIVTFICDTGERYLSTPTYLEI, encoded by the coding sequence ATGCCCAGAATAGCAGAAGATATTACAGCTTTGATTGGAGGGACACCGCTGGTGAAACTCAATCGTCTGGGGAAAGGACTCCCAGGGACAGTAGTGGTTAAAATGGAATCGTTTAATCCATGTTCGTCGGTTAAAGACCGAATAGCTATTGCCATGATTGAGGATGCCGAGAAAAAAGGACTCCTGACCAAAGAGACGATAATTATCGAGCCGACCTCCGGCAACACCGGCGTTGCCCTGGCCTTTATTGCCGCCTCACGCGGATACCGGCTGATCCTGACTATGCCGGAAACAATGTCGCTGGAGCGGAGGAGCCTTCTCAAGGCGATGGGAGCGGAATTGATTTTGACTGCCGGGGCTGACGGCATGCCGGGGGCAGTCCAAAAGGCCGAGGAACTGGTGGCGCAAACGCCGCATTCCTTTATGCCTCAGCAATTCAAGAATCCGGCCAATCCGGCCGCCCACCGGAATACCACCGGGCCGGAGATCTGGCGGGATACCGATGGACAGGTGGATATATTGGTCTCGGGCGTAGGCACCGGGGGCACTGTTACCGGCGCGGGCGAGTATCTGAAAAAAATGAAACCCTCCATCAAAGTAATCGCCGTCGAGCCTGAAGCATCGCCAATGCTGACCAAGGGAATAAAGGGGCCGCATCCTATTCAAGGCATCGGCGCCGGTTTCAAACCCGACGTTCTCAATCTGGATATTGTTGATGAGATCCTGACTGTCTCCAATGAAGAGGCGACCAGCACTACCCGACGGCTTGTCCGGGTAGAGGGGATTCTGGCCGGTATCTCGGCCGGAGCGAATGTCGCGGTGGCGCTCAGAGTGGCGGCCCGCCCCGAGAATAACGGGAAGATGATTGTTACTTTCATCTGTGATACTGGCGAAAGGTATCTTTCTACGCCCACCTATTTAGAGATTTAG
- a CDS encoding Rrf2 family transcriptional regulator — protein sequence MLSLKSQYGLKAVVSLAAKYGKGPLQAREIAITQEVPVRYLELLLSQLRRARLVEATRGKNGGYTLAKEPSQISVWDVVMAFEGQIIFSQLKDGDKAAGNGSLAFIWKEAEKKVVDYLNSIKIADIQEAVKSGKEMYFI from the coding sequence ATGCTTTCATTAAAGTCGCAATATGGACTGAAAGCGGTGGTGTCTCTGGCTGCCAAATATGGGAAGGGACCTCTTCAGGCCCGCGAAATAGCCATTACCCAGGAGGTGCCGGTTCGCTATTTGGAATTGCTGCTATCGCAGCTTCGACGGGCACGCCTTGTAGAAGCCACGCGCGGGAAAAATGGAGGTTATACTCTGGCCAAGGAGCCGTCACAGATTTCAGTCTGGGATGTGGTGATGGCCTTTGAAGGACAGATAATTTTTTCGCAACTCAAAGACGGCGATAAGGCAGCCGGAAACGGTTCCCTGGCTTTTATCTGGAAGGAAGCGGAGAAGAAAGTGGTTGATTATCTCAATTCGATTAAGATCGCCGATATCCAGGAAGCAGTTAAATCCGGCAAAGAAATGTATTTTATCTGA